The Lycium barbarum isolate Lr01 chromosome 9, ASM1917538v2, whole genome shotgun sequence genome has a segment encoding these proteins:
- the LOC132611225 gene encoding transcription elongation factor TFIIS-like: protein MEKELIELFDAVKRAADAAAVDGGAEESRCLDALKRLKKFPVNYQVLVSTQVGKRLRILTKHPREKIQALASDVVKNWKTIIVRETMKNKNGNEVNGESVKAECAGDDGDEGNKFQRVNSVKVEKVSRVENVKVERSSKSLTPKSERAETSESSFTGIQSENVTVLKTESTTSKSVKIEKKPKDEKLSSNVASAAPPKLSALVYCKDSVRDKVRELLAEALCKVSSEVDDDLRNAVNACDPYRVAVQVETAMFEKWGRSSGAQKFKYRSIMFNIKDPNNPDFRRKVLIGQYPPRSIIELSPEDMASDERQKENKKIKEKALFNSELGGPPKASTDKFKCGRCGKNQTTYYQMQTRSADEPMTTYVTCVNCDNRWKFC from the exons ATGGAGAAGGAGCTAATCGAGCTGTTCGATGCGGTAAAGCGAGCGGCTGATGCTGCCGCTGTTGACGGCGGCGCGGAGGAGAGTAGATGCCTTGACGCGTTGAAGCGCCTCAAGAAATTCCCTGTCAATTATCAAGTCCTCGTCTCTACACAG GTGGGCAAACGCCTCCGAATATTGACAAAACATCCGAGGGAGAAGATCCAGGCGTTGGCTTCTGATGTAGTGAAGAACTGGAAGACTATAATTGTGAGAGAGACAATGAAAAATAAGAACGGCAATGAAGTAAATGGGGAATCTGTAAAAGCTGAATGTGCTGGCGATGATGGTGATGAAGGGAATAAATTTCAGCGTGTGAACTCAGTGAAGGTTGAAAAGGTGTCAAGGGTTGAGAATGTGAAGGTTGAGAGGTCAAGTAAGTCTCTGACTCCAAAATCTGAGAGAGCAGAGACTTCAGAAAGTTCCTTCACCGGCATACAGTCTGAGAATGTTACTGTTTTGAAGACTGAGAGTACAACTTCCAAAAGTGTAAAGATTGAGAAGAAACCCAAGGATGAGAAATTGAGCTCTAATGTGGCAAGTGCTGCCCCACCAAAGCTGTCTGCTCTCGTttattgtaaggattctgtgagAGACAAAGTTCGGGAGCTCCTTGCTGAGGCTCTTTGCAAAGTCTCAAGTGAAGTTGATGATGATTTGAGGAATGCTGTGAATGCCTGTGATCCTTATAGAGTTGCAGTTCAGGTTGAGACTGCAATGTTTGAGAAGTGGGGTAGATCTAGTGGTGCCCAGAAGTTTAAGTATAGGTCAATAATGTTTAACATCAAGGATCCAAACAATCCAGATTTCAGGAGGAAAGTCCTTATAGGACAGTATCCACCTCGTAGTATTATTGAATTGAGCCCAGAAGATATGGCAAGTGATGAAAGGCAAAAGGAGAATAAGAAGATTAAAGAAAAAGCATTATTTAATAGCGAGCTTGGAGGTCCTCCGAAGGCCAGTACTGATAAGTTTAAGTGTGGTAGGTGCGGGAAAAATCAGACCACTTACTACCAGATGCAAACTCGGAGTGCTGATGAACCGATGACCACATATGTCACGTGTGTAAACTGCGATAATCGCTGGAAATTCTGTTAA